From a region of the Neobacillus niacini genome:
- a CDS encoding homoserine dehydrogenase has product MKAIQIGLLGLGTVGSGVVKIIKNHQDKLMHQVGCPVVIKKILVQNIHKTRPSEVDPALLTSTPSDILHDPEIDVVIEVMGGVKETKEYLLSALRQGKHVVTANKDLMALHGSELLTVASENGCDLFYEASVAGGIPILRGLVDGLASDRITQMMGIVNGTTNFILTKMSQDGLNYEDVLKEAQELGFAEADPTSDVEGLDAARKMTILATLGFSMNIELDDVQVKGISNITEEDLRYGKQLGYTMKLLGYAHREGEKVEVSVQPTFLSDNHPLASVQNEYNAVYVYGEAVGETMFYGPGAGSLPTATAVVSDLVGVMKNLRLGVNGRSAVTPQYPKRLKDDNEKYSKYFLRIHVQDEVGVFAELTSIFAKYGVSFEKILQLPVKKNETSEIVLVTHKASLTNYDAILYELNDLPAVKEVKSAYRVVRKSI; this is encoded by the coding sequence ATGAAAGCAATCCAAATTGGGTTACTCGGTTTAGGAACAGTTGGTTCAGGGGTTGTAAAAATTATCAAAAATCACCAAGATAAATTAATGCACCAGGTCGGTTGTCCTGTTGTCATCAAGAAAATCCTGGTCCAAAATATACATAAAACAAGACCGTCTGAAGTGGATCCAGCGTTGTTAACGTCTACTCCATCAGATATCCTGCATGATCCTGAAATAGATGTTGTGATTGAAGTGATGGGCGGGGTCAAGGAAACAAAGGAATATTTGCTTAGTGCCCTCCGTCAAGGAAAGCATGTTGTAACGGCAAACAAAGATTTAATGGCCCTTCACGGATCAGAATTGTTAACTGTTGCTTCTGAAAACGGCTGTGATTTGTTTTATGAAGCCAGTGTAGCTGGAGGTATTCCAATATTAAGAGGGCTGGTTGATGGTCTCGCCTCTGATCGGATTACGCAAATGATGGGTATTGTAAATGGAACTACTAATTTTATTTTAACAAAAATGAGCCAAGATGGGTTAAATTATGAAGATGTTTTGAAAGAGGCACAAGAGCTGGGATTTGCAGAAGCTGACCCAACATCAGACGTTGAGGGGTTAGACGCCGCTCGTAAAATGACCATTTTAGCGACTTTAGGATTTTCAATGAATATAGAGCTTGATGATGTACAGGTTAAAGGAATATCCAACATCACAGAAGAAGATTTACGATATGGTAAACAGTTAGGCTATACAATGAAACTATTAGGATATGCTCACCGTGAAGGGGAAAAAGTAGAAGTAAGTGTACAGCCTACATTTTTATCTGACAACCATCCTTTGGCATCGGTTCAAAACGAGTATAACGCTGTTTATGTGTACGGTGAAGCTGTTGGTGAAACCATGTTTTATGGACCAGGCGCAGGAAGCCTGCCAACTGCGACAGCTGTTGTTTCAGATTTAGTCGGGGTAATGAAAAATCTACGACTTGGAGTAAATGGACGCAGTGCGGTTACACCACAGTATCCTAAGCGCTTAAAGGATGATAATGAAAAGTACTCTAAATACTTCTTAAGAATCCATGTACAGGATGAGGTTGGTGTATTTGCTGAACTTACCTCTATTTTTGCGAAGTATGGTGTCAGCTTTGAAAAAATACTACAGCTTCCAGTGAAGAAAAACGAAACATCTGAAATTGTCTTAGTGACACATAAAGCATCACTCACAAATTATGATGCAATCCTTTATGAATTAAATGATTTACCAGCCGTTAAAGAAGTTAAAAGTGCATACAGAGTGGTGAGAAAATCAATATGA
- the thrC gene encoding threonine synthase, translating to MRWPGLIEAYKEFLPVSHETPGLTLNEGNTPLVKLERLSKELDVELYVKLEGANPTGSFKDRGMVMAVAKAVESGSKTVICASTGNTSAAAAAYAARAGLRCIIVIPEGKIALGKLAQAMMYGAEIISIEGNFDQALQMVRNISKEELITLVNSVNPFRLEGQKTAAFEVCDQLGFAPDILAIPVGNAGNISAYWKGFKEYAAHKGTGLPKMYGFEAAGAAALVHNTVFENPETIATAIRIGNPASWDLAVSAVEESDGLFDEVSDDEIIAAYKKIASSEGIFAEPASCASIAGVMKSIQKGKIEKGSKIVAVLTGNGLKDPDTAIQSSLVDVKKLPNDELAVTQHIKGVVTV from the coding sequence ATGAGATGGCCAGGATTGATTGAGGCTTATAAAGAATTTTTACCAGTGAGTCATGAAACACCTGGTTTAACATTAAATGAAGGGAATACCCCGTTAGTAAAGTTAGAGCGTCTTTCAAAGGAATTGGATGTTGAGCTTTACGTTAAACTTGAAGGAGCAAATCCAACGGGTTCTTTCAAAGACCGCGGAATGGTTATGGCTGTAGCAAAGGCAGTTGAATCCGGCAGTAAAACCGTTATCTGTGCTTCTACCGGAAATACTTCTGCCGCAGCCGCTGCATATGCAGCACGTGCAGGTTTACGCTGTATTATTGTTATTCCTGAAGGTAAAATTGCATTAGGAAAGCTTGCACAAGCGATGATGTACGGGGCTGAAATTATCTCAATCGAAGGAAATTTTGACCAAGCCTTACAAATGGTCCGTAATATTAGCAAGGAAGAACTAATTACTTTGGTTAATTCTGTTAATCCATTTCGTTTAGAGGGACAAAAAACCGCGGCGTTTGAAGTATGCGATCAACTAGGGTTTGCACCCGATATACTAGCGATACCTGTTGGAAACGCGGGTAACATTAGTGCTTATTGGAAAGGCTTTAAAGAATACGCAGCCCACAAGGGGACGGGACTGCCGAAAATGTACGGATTTGAAGCAGCAGGAGCAGCAGCACTTGTTCATAATACCGTGTTTGAAAATCCTGAAACGATTGCAACAGCGATACGAATTGGAAATCCTGCCAGCTGGGATCTAGCTGTTTCTGCAGTCGAAGAATCCGATGGTCTATTTGATGAAGTCAGTGATGATGAAATCATAGCCGCCTATAAAAAAATTGCCTCCTCTGAAGGAATCTTTGCTGAACCAGCATCATGTGCGTCTATCGCTGGTGTGATGAAGTCCATACAAAAAGGCAAGATTGAAAAAGGATCAAAAATCGTCGCTGTTCTTACCGGAAATGGCTTAAAAGACCCGGATACTGCTATTCAAAGCAGCTTGGTAGATGTGAAAAAATTGCCAAATGACGAGCTTGCCGTGACACAGCATATTAAGGGAGTTGTCACCGTATGA
- a CDS encoding CaiB/BaiF CoA transferase family protein, with amino-acid sequence MPGPLNGMKVIDLSRVLAGPYCTMILGDMGAEVIKIESIDTGDETRGWGPPFVEGESAYYLCANRNKQGITLNLKSEQGIEILQKLVLGADVVVQNFKPGTLKRLGFDYDEMKKCNKGIILASISGFGSDGPYSHLPGYDYIIQAMSGLMSITGNKEAEPVKVGVAIADVLTGLYTCIGILGAIHHRNMTGEGQEVDISLFDSQLAAMVNVASNYLCSGQIPERLGNAHPNIVPYQVFTASDGDFVIAVGNDQQYRKLAVLLEDPSLLSQRYETNAGRLQYKGELVSRIAKKIKTKSRAEWKQLLDVAGIPNGPIHNVKEALESEQAISRNMIVDVKHPKIPDLKLVGSPLKFSKTAVNIDRHPPLFGEHTDEVLIKLGYSRSEIQAMKLNQII; translated from the coding sequence GTGCCGGGACCATTAAATGGAATGAAAGTAATCGATTTATCCAGAGTTTTAGCCGGACCATATTGCACGATGATCTTAGGAGATATGGGAGCGGAAGTAATAAAGATTGAAAGTATTGATACAGGAGATGAAACGAGGGGATGGGGACCGCCTTTTGTAGAAGGAGAAAGTGCCTACTATCTATGTGCCAATCGAAATAAGCAAGGAATCACTCTAAACTTGAAGTCGGAACAAGGTATAGAAATTTTACAAAAACTTGTTTTGGGTGCTGATGTAGTTGTCCAGAATTTTAAGCCTGGAACTCTCAAGCGTTTAGGCTTCGATTATGATGAAATGAAAAAGTGTAATAAGGGAATTATCCTAGCATCGATCAGCGGTTTTGGCTCTGATGGACCATACTCCCATCTGCCAGGCTATGATTATATTATTCAAGCAATGTCAGGATTAATGAGTATAACTGGAAATAAGGAAGCCGAGCCTGTCAAAGTCGGTGTAGCAATTGCTGATGTACTAACCGGGTTGTATACCTGTATCGGAATCTTAGGGGCGATTCACCATCGAAACATGACAGGAGAGGGACAGGAAGTGGATATCTCCTTATTTGATTCCCAGCTGGCTGCAATGGTGAATGTTGCGAGTAATTATTTATGTTCCGGTCAGATTCCAGAACGTCTTGGCAATGCCCATCCAAATATTGTTCCCTATCAGGTGTTCACAGCCAGCGATGGTGATTTTGTGATTGCGGTTGGAAATGACCAGCAATATCGAAAGCTGGCTGTTCTACTTGAAGACCCATCACTACTCTCACAAAGGTACGAAACTAACGCCGGCAGACTGCAATATAAGGGCGAATTAGTAAGCCGTATTGCCAAGAAAATAAAAACGAAATCAAGAGCAGAATGGAAACAGCTTCTTGATGTGGCAGGTATCCCAAATGGCCCGATTCATAATGTCAAAGAAGCATTAGAGTCAGAGCAGGCGATTTCAAGAAATATGATTGTAGATGTAAAGCATCCGAAAATTCCTGATTTAAAGCTGGTCGGTTCGCCGTTAAAGTTTTCAAAAACAGCGGTAAATATCGATCGTCACCCGCCATTGTTTGGCGAACACACAGACGAAGTCTTAATAAAACTGGGATATTCTAGATCTGAAATTCAAGCTATGAAACTAAACCAAATTATATAG
- the serA gene encoding phosphoglycerate dehydrogenase, giving the protein MFKVLVTDGISDTGLKSLFDHPNFIVERQPTLKFEELKNIIGDYEALIVRSQTKVSAELLQYADKLKVIARAGVGVDNIDVNAATGKGIIVINAPGANTIAATEHTLAMMLSMARMIPQAHKKTVGGEWDRNSFKGVELYKKTLGVIGMGKIGTEVAKRAKSFGMNILGYDPYLTEERAEKLGMKKASLDLIARESDFITIHTPLTNDTKGLVNDEYLSKTKKGVRFINVARGGIIDEKALVRAIQAGHVAGAALDVFEKEPVADPALLDNPNIIVTPHLGASTVEAQEKVAQEVSEEIIEILETQSIRNAVNMPQMSGETQQKMQPYLLLGEHVGQLVVQLLKHAPSKIEINYYGDLIEEDTELLTRTMIKGILSYHLSDSVNLINALHLLKEQGVSYNVQKNASNKGFANYMELSITKGSETAKIGATVLNGYGARIVKINDYRIDVRPESHLLLVKHQDVPGMIGKVGSLLGDYQINIGTMQVGRTTVGGEAIMVLTLDKQLTPEVIRALTLINGLNEAQSLELDNVDSFYPGRLELEKIK; this is encoded by the coding sequence ATGTTTAAAGTATTAGTAACTGATGGCATTAGTGATACTGGTTTAAAAAGTTTGTTTGACCACCCTAATTTTATTGTAGAGCGTCAGCCTACATTAAAGTTCGAAGAGCTAAAGAATATTATTGGAGATTACGAGGCTTTAATTGTACGGAGCCAGACAAAAGTAAGTGCAGAACTGCTTCAATATGCTGACAAGCTTAAGGTAATTGCTAGAGCCGGTGTAGGGGTAGATAATATCGATGTGAATGCTGCAACAGGGAAAGGAATCATCGTCATAAATGCTCCTGGTGCCAACACGATCGCTGCTACAGAACATACCCTAGCGATGATGCTCTCTATGGCAAGGATGATTCCTCAAGCTCACAAAAAGACAGTTGGAGGAGAATGGGATCGAAATTCTTTCAAGGGAGTAGAATTATACAAAAAAACGCTTGGTGTCATTGGCATGGGTAAAATCGGAACGGAAGTAGCGAAGCGTGCGAAGAGCTTTGGCATGAATATCTTAGGTTACGATCCTTATTTAACAGAGGAAAGAGCCGAGAAACTTGGAATGAAAAAAGCTAGTCTCGATTTAATCGCACGTGAGTCAGATTTCATCACCATTCACACACCACTTACAAATGATACAAAAGGTTTAGTTAACGACGAATACTTAAGCAAGACTAAAAAGGGCGTACGATTTATCAACGTCGCACGAGGCGGAATTATTGATGAAAAGGCATTGGTACGGGCGATTCAAGCAGGCCACGTGGCAGGTGCAGCACTCGATGTTTTTGAAAAGGAACCAGTTGCCGACCCAGCATTGCTGGATAATCCAAATATTATTGTTACTCCACATTTAGGGGCTTCTACTGTAGAAGCACAGGAAAAAGTTGCACAAGAGGTTAGTGAAGAAATTATTGAAATCCTTGAAACGCAGTCCATCCGCAATGCGGTGAATATGCCGCAAATGTCAGGTGAAACCCAGCAAAAAATGCAGCCATACTTACTGCTTGGAGAACATGTGGGGCAGCTGGTGGTCCAACTATTAAAACATGCTCCTTCTAAAATCGAAATTAATTATTATGGAGATTTAATTGAAGAAGATACAGAACTATTAACTCGAACCATGATTAAAGGAATTCTTTCCTATCATTTAAGTGACTCCGTTAATTTGATTAATGCTCTTCATCTTTTAAAGGAGCAAGGTGTTTCCTATAATGTGCAAAAAAATGCCTCTAATAAAGGTTTCGCCAATTATATGGAGCTATCTATTACAAAAGGCTCTGAAACAGCTAAAATAGGTGCGACAGTCTTAAACGGCTATGGTGCCAGAATCGTGAAAATCAACGATTATCGTATTGATGTAAGACCTGAAAGCCATCTCTTACTTGTCAAACATCAGGACGTGCCTGGTATGATTGGTAAAGTTGGATCTCTTCTTGGGGACTATCAGATTAATATCGGAACGATGCAAGTAGGCAGAACCACTGTTGGAGGAGAAGCGATCATGGTGTTGACACTTGATAAGCAGCTTACTCCAGAGGTGATCCGCGCCCTTACACTCATTAATGGTTTAAACGAAGCACAATCTTTAGAGTTAGATAATGTTGATTCATTTTATCCAGGAAGACTTGAGTTAGAGAAAATTAAATAA
- a CDS encoding NAD-dependent succinate-semialdehyde dehydrogenase: MYLDGKWVGNDFEVFTEIINPATKDVLGAVPTGGAFEAEQAVDAAHKAFKTWSKKTADERYQLMMKWYQLIEKNKHEIARIMTMEQGKPLKEALGEVQYANGFISWYAEEGKRIYGETIPASHSNKRILVRKEPVGVVAAITPWNFPAAMITRKVAPALAAGCTCVVKPANQTPLTALKMVELAHEAGIPNGVINVITGRAAEIGETWLKDHRVTKITFTGSTEVGKTLMRGAADNVKKVSLELGGNAPFIVMDDANLEKAAEGLVQSKFRNAGQTCICTNRVYVHEGIADDFLKLFQAELEKLKVGNGLEEGTDIGPLIDKAAYKKVEALVNDAVKKGGKVTYSGVKPAEANGYFYSPTILTAVHDDMECMKDEIFGPLAPISTFKTEEEVIERANNSRFGLAAYVYTENLSRSFRITEQLEYGIIGLNDALPSAVQVPFGGYKESGLGREGGHFGIEEFLEVKYISIGLDI, encoded by the coding sequence ATGTATCTTGATGGAAAATGGGTGGGGAATGATTTTGAGGTGTTTACCGAGATTATTAACCCAGCAACCAAGGATGTTTTAGGGGCGGTCCCAACTGGTGGTGCTTTTGAAGCGGAGCAGGCCGTTGATGCAGCCCATAAAGCCTTTAAAACTTGGTCGAAAAAAACAGCTGACGAGCGCTATCAGCTCATGATGAAATGGTATCAATTGATTGAAAAGAACAAACATGAAATTGCTAGGATTATGACGATGGAGCAAGGTAAACCATTAAAAGAAGCATTGGGTGAGGTTCAATACGCGAACGGCTTTATCTCATGGTATGCGGAGGAAGGGAAACGAATCTATGGAGAAACGATTCCAGCTTCCCACTCAAATAAACGAATTCTTGTTAGAAAAGAACCTGTAGGGGTGGTTGCAGCGATTACCCCTTGGAACTTCCCTGCAGCGATGATTACTAGAAAAGTAGCACCAGCCCTTGCAGCAGGGTGTACCTGCGTGGTAAAACCGGCCAATCAGACCCCGCTTACTGCGTTAAAGATGGTAGAGCTTGCTCATGAAGCAGGAATCCCTAATGGAGTAATCAATGTAATCACGGGCAGGGCAGCAGAAATCGGCGAAACGTGGCTGAAGGATCACCGTGTAACCAAGATAACCTTTACAGGATCGACTGAAGTAGGGAAAACGCTGATGCGCGGTGCTGCTGATAATGTTAAAAAGGTATCGCTGGAGCTTGGAGGAAACGCACCGTTTATTGTCATGGATGATGCGAATCTAGAGAAGGCTGCAGAGGGATTGGTACAATCGAAATTCCGTAATGCAGGTCAGACTTGTATATGCACGAATCGTGTATATGTGCATGAAGGGATAGCTGATGATTTCCTCAAGCTTTTCCAAGCTGAATTAGAAAAGTTGAAGGTTGGCAACGGACTCGAAGAAGGGACCGACATAGGACCATTAATTGATAAAGCAGCATATAAAAAAGTAGAAGCTCTAGTGAATGATGCAGTTAAAAAGGGAGGAAAAGTCACTTACAGCGGGGTAAAACCTGCTGAAGCTAATGGCTATTTCTATTCTCCGACAATTTTAACCGCTGTTCACGACGATATGGAATGTATGAAAGATGAAATTTTTGGTCCGCTGGCACCGATATCGACCTTCAAAACCGAGGAAGAAGTGATTGAGCGGGCAAATAATTCCCGGTTTGGCTTAGCTGCTTATGTTTATACAGAAAATCTAAGCCGTTCATTCAGAATTACAGAACAGCTTGAATATGGAATCATTGGTCTTAATGATGCCCTGCCATCAGCTGTTCAAGTTCCATTTGGCGGCTATAAAGAGAGCGGTCTTGGCCGTGAAGGCGGTCACTTCGGAATTGAGGAATTTTTAGAAGTAAAATATATTTCAATAGGGTTAGATATATAG
- a CDS encoding acyl-CoA dehydrogenase family protein, whose product MNFSYTEEQKSVRKVVRSFVDREIIPFIKEWDEKGHFETNILKRLADIQLMGVCIPEKYGGVGMDYNTLAIICEELERGDTAFRTAVSVHTGLNSMTLLQWGTEEQKQKYLVTQAKGEKIGAFGLTEPNAGSDVAAMETTAVKDGDDYLLNGSKTWISLCDVADHFLIFAKTNPGAKHKGISCFIVERSFPGVSTKAIKGKLGIRAGNTGEVFLDNVRVPSENMLGYEGEGFKIAMAALDNGRFTVAAGACGTIMASLEASVKYCEERKTFGKEIGRHQLVQQMIAKMYANLEISRLLVFKAGWLKNRGKRNTQETSLAKWISCDAAYEAANDAVQIHGAYGFSNEFPVERYLRNAKAPVIYEGTREIHTIMQGEYALGYREDKPLRKMLPAWPFEEILIKG is encoded by the coding sequence ATGAATTTTTCATATACCGAAGAACAGAAAAGTGTAAGGAAGGTTGTTCGATCATTTGTTGATCGTGAAATTATTCCTTTTATTAAGGAGTGGGATGAGAAGGGACATTTTGAAACCAATATTTTAAAGCGCTTAGCCGATATACAGCTTATGGGTGTATGTATCCCTGAGAAATATGGCGGTGTTGGTATGGATTATAATACGCTAGCTATCATTTGCGAGGAATTAGAGCGGGGGGACACTGCCTTCCGTACCGCGGTTTCTGTTCATACCGGCTTAAACAGCATGACGCTATTGCAATGGGGAACAGAGGAACAGAAACAAAAGTATCTTGTTACCCAGGCTAAGGGTGAAAAAATAGGGGCATTTGGACTCACAGAACCAAACGCTGGCTCTGATGTAGCGGCAATGGAGACTACGGCTGTAAAAGACGGAGATGACTATCTATTAAATGGCTCGAAAACATGGATTTCCTTATGTGACGTTGCCGACCATTTCTTGATTTTCGCCAAAACGAATCCGGGAGCGAAGCATAAAGGGATCTCCTGCTTTATTGTTGAACGATCCTTCCCAGGCGTGTCGACAAAAGCGATTAAAGGAAAGCTCGGCATCCGCGCAGGGAATACGGGGGAAGTATTTTTAGACAATGTTCGGGTTCCCTCAGAGAATATGCTTGGATATGAAGGCGAGGGCTTTAAAATTGCCATGGCTGCGCTTGATAACGGACGGTTTACTGTTGCTGCAGGGGCATGTGGGACAATCATGGCATCGCTTGAGGCAAGTGTAAAATACTGTGAAGAACGAAAAACATTTGGCAAAGAAATCGGAAGACATCAGCTTGTCCAGCAAATGATCGCAAAAATGTATGCAAACCTTGAGATTTCCCGCCTGTTAGTCTTTAAAGCTGGCTGGTTAAAAAACCGCGGTAAACGCAACACGCAGGAAACTTCATTGGCAAAATGGATTTCCTGCGATGCCGCCTATGAAGCAGCCAACGATGCTGTGCAAATACACGGTGCATACGGTTTCTCTAATGAATTTCCGGTTGAGCGCTATTTACGGAATGCAAAAGCTCCCGTTATTTATGAAGGGACTAGAGAAATTCATACGATTATGCAGGGGGAATATGCGCTTGGTTACCGCGAGGATAAACCACTTCGAAAAATGCTGCCTGCCTGGCCATTTGAAGAGATTTTAATAAAAGGATAG
- a CDS encoding HAD family hydrolase, which yields MIKTVLFDVDGVLLSEEHYFDASALTVWELLISNNYLGLALEKFKTNYSAAEIKTIRENVFGKNDDVLKLMKSRGLNANWDMIYLSFGHQLIHLLSQIKEKEDDRINSWLQEPIDREVLLEMGRVLQKYEVNIDFDRFISDFAQSTETKQELFNYLNQLASVQLGVQTTIFSGISALWSVCEHTSQEWYVGDENVEKSTGRRSVQLGKKGFLANETTLADKAEIEALFSFLKESGVKIGIGTGRPELETIQPFHHLDWLKLFDVNYIVTADDVLKAENELVERQSLSKPHPFTYIMGLNGRKTSVETCLNTPLPIEKGEEVLVVGDSLADLLAARKMGCQFAAVLTGLSGKDARSDFEKYEADYILDTVLDVRGLIEKN from the coding sequence ATGATTAAAACAGTATTGTTTGACGTGGATGGAGTGTTGTTAAGTGAGGAGCATTATTTTGACGCATCAGCTTTAACCGTTTGGGAATTGTTAATCAGCAATAATTATTTGGGATTGGCTCTTGAAAAATTCAAAACAAACTATAGTGCAGCAGAAATTAAGACTATTCGAGAAAACGTGTTTGGAAAAAATGATGATGTCCTTAAGCTAATGAAGTCAAGAGGACTTAATGCGAATTGGGATATGATTTATTTGTCCTTTGGTCATCAATTAATTCATCTTTTATCTCAAATAAAGGAAAAAGAGGATGACAGAATCAATAGTTGGCTGCAGGAACCAATTGATAGAGAAGTACTTCTTGAAATGGGCAGGGTATTACAAAAATATGAGGTTAACATAGATTTCGATAGATTTATTTCCGATTTTGCACAGTCAACGGAAACAAAGCAGGAATTGTTCAATTATCTAAATCAATTAGCTTCAGTGCAGCTCGGGGTTCAAACAACCATCTTTAGTGGAATCAGCGCGCTTTGGTCAGTATGTGAACATACCAGTCAGGAATGGTATGTTGGCGATGAGAATGTGGAAAAGTCCACTGGCAGACGTTCTGTGCAGCTGGGAAAGAAAGGTTTTTTAGCAAATGAAACCACATTGGCAGATAAAGCAGAGATAGAAGCTCTCTTTTCATTCCTTAAGGAATCTGGGGTAAAGATCGGGATTGGAACGGGGAGACCTGAGCTTGAAACGATTCAACCCTTCCACCATCTGGATTGGCTAAAACTCTTTGATGTAAATTATATTGTCACAGCCGATGATGTCCTAAAAGCAGAAAATGAGCTTGTTGAAAGACAGTCATTATCTAAACCACATCCTTTTACATACATTATGGGTCTTAATGGAAGGAAAACATCAGTCGAGACATGTTTAAATACACCACTGCCAATTGAAAAAGGTGAAGAGGTTCTAGTGGTGGGTGACTCGTTGGCAGACTTGCTGGCTGCGAGAAAAATGGGCTGTCAGTTTGCAGCGGTTTTAACAGGGCTATCAGGAAAAGATGCGAGAAGTGACTTTGAAAAGTACGAGGCAGACTATATTCTCGATACAGTGCTTGATGTGAGGGGATTAATCGAGAAAAACTAA
- the thrB gene encoding homoserine kinase, which produces MTLNDSKFVIKVPASSANLGPGFDSIGVALTLYLTLEVEKNEKWEFYSTAEELKDLPSDEQHFICQIALQTAAKYGKELPPCKIKLESDIPLARGLGSSASAIIAGIELADYIGELGLTKQDKLLLSTEIEGHPDNVGASLYGGLVIGSYQHGEVDIIPITDVSFEMVAVIPKESLLTKDSRGVLPTEFSYSNAIQSSSISNVLVAALLSQNWELAGKMMEKDLFHQPYRKPLIPFYGDVENFAKTEGAFGVALSGAGPTVLCFCEKGKGRSLEQSIQSTFPEMTAKLLSIDYTGSSIFTINNCTAN; this is translated from the coding sequence ATGACACTAAATGATTCGAAATTTGTAATTAAAGTTCCAGCGAGCTCTGCTAATCTTGGCCCGGGCTTTGATTCAATCGGTGTGGCACTAACACTTTATTTAACGTTAGAAGTAGAGAAAAATGAGAAATGGGAATTCTATTCCACAGCCGAGGAATTAAAGGATCTCCCATCAGATGAACAGCATTTTATCTGCCAAATTGCTCTTCAAACAGCAGCAAAGTATGGCAAGGAATTGCCCCCTTGTAAAATAAAGCTTGAGAGTGACATTCCGTTGGCACGCGGTCTCGGTTCAAGTGCTTCAGCTATTATTGCTGGAATAGAGCTTGCTGATTACATCGGTGAGTTAGGATTAACAAAACAAGATAAGCTATTGCTCTCAACAGAGATAGAGGGTCATCCAGATAACGTCGGTGCATCTTTATATGGGGGTCTTGTCATCGGCAGTTATCAGCATGGTGAGGTGGATATTATCCCTATCACAGACGTTTCTTTTGAAATGGTTGCTGTAATCCCCAAAGAAAGCTTATTAACGAAGGATTCCCGTGGTGTCCTGCCGACAGAATTTTCGTATTCAAATGCGATTCAATCTTCGTCTATTTCTAATGTTTTAGTTGCAGCACTTCTTAGTCAAAACTGGGAGTTAGCGGGTAAAATGATGGAAAAAGACCTTTTTCATCAGCCCTATCGGAAACCATTGATTCCTTTTTACGGTGATGTAGAAAACTTCGCTAAGACTGAAGGAGCCTTCGGTGTCGCCTTAAGTGGTGCTGGTCCAACTGTTTTATGTTTTTGTGAAAAAGGAAAAGGTCGATCACTTGAACAATCCATTCAATCCACTTTTCCTGAAATGACAGCTAAACTGCTTAGCATAGACTATACAGGAAGCAGTATATTCACAATTAATAATTGCACAGCAAATTAG
- a CDS encoding DUF3870 domain-containing protein: protein MKTYFLAGHARLPQGMAAQSVFDTLTITVEIDKKYGVIIQSSCTLATDHGREYIQQILKGHSLQDGIDEIVEMIREGYRGKAVNALIASVKDLYSQYSE, encoded by the coding sequence ATAAAAACCTATTTCCTCGCTGGTCATGCCCGCCTGCCGCAGGGGATGGCAGCCCAAAGTGTATTTGACACTTTAACGATTACCGTTGAGATTGATAAAAAATATGGTGTCATTATCCAGTCCTCCTGCACCCTTGCCACTGACCATGGGAGAGAATATATTCAACAAATTTTAAAGGGTCATAGCTTACAGGATGGGATTGATGAAATCGTTGAAATGATAAGAGAGGGATATCGGGGGAAAGCGGTCAATGCGCTTATAGCATCGGTAAAAGATTTATACAGTCAATATAGCGAATAA